In the genome of Flaviflexus ciconiae, one region contains:
- a CDS encoding NAD(P)-dependent oxidoreductase yields MLESKKETRIIMKIAIIGAGGKAGSAIYRDALARNHDVTAIVRSIERARAVLGSDVVALEKDSFELTAEDLQEFDAVVNAVAFASAEGNQHVVLAQHLVSVAASGTPRLVFILGAGSLFAGSDRHHFIEDIRQAPGSDEWIAIPENQLKELHYLESVNTADWVGISPQASFIEGGATTPVVGTDEIMFASDGESHTTTGTLAVAILDELENPTRRRVRFTVGDE; encoded by the coding sequence ATGCTCGAGAGCAAGAAGGAAACGAGGATCATCATGAAAATCGCCATCATCGGAGCTGGCGGCAAGGCCGGTTCAGCCATTTACCGCGACGCACTCGCACGCAATCACGACGTGACCGCAATTGTGCGGAGCATCGAACGCGCACGCGCGGTCCTCGGAAGCGATGTTGTCGCACTCGAGAAAGACAGCTTCGAGCTCACCGCCGAGGACCTACAAGAATTCGACGCAGTGGTCAACGCCGTCGCCTTCGCCTCCGCAGAAGGAAATCAGCATGTCGTGCTTGCCCAGCATCTCGTTTCCGTCGCAGCATCAGGCACGCCCCGGCTCGTCTTCATTCTGGGAGCAGGTTCGCTCTTCGCGGGCTCTGACCGGCACCATTTCATCGAGGACATCCGACAGGCACCAGGCTCGGATGAGTGGATCGCGATTCCAGAAAACCAGCTCAAGGAACTCCATTACCTCGAGTCTGTCAACACGGCTGACTGGGTTGGAATCTCGCCACAGGCCAGCTTCATTGAGGGAGGTGCCACCACTCCCGTAGTCGGCACAGACGAGATCATGTTTGCCTCAGACGGAGAGTCGCACACAACAACGGGAACCCTGGCGGTAGCGATTCTCGACGAGC
- a CDS encoding VOC family protein — protein MPSIVPCLWFDMTAEEAADFYCSIFPNSRIISQQISPMDNPSQQAGNVLTVEFELDGNSYTALNGGPHFQFNEAISFQIDCTTQDEVDHYWNSLTDGGEESECGWLKDRYGVSWQVVPRRLIELMSHPDPEVAKRTGEAMLTMKKLSIPDLERAAFNTGQ, from the coding sequence ATGCCGAGCATTGTTCCCTGCCTGTGGTTCGACATGACTGCGGAAGAGGCGGCTGATTTCTACTGCAGTATTTTCCCGAACTCACGCATTATCTCTCAGCAGATTTCCCCCATGGACAATCCGAGCCAGCAGGCCGGTAACGTCCTCACCGTCGAGTTCGAACTCGACGGCAACAGCTACACGGCCCTCAATGGCGGCCCGCACTTCCAATTCAACGAGGCCATCTCGTTCCAGATTGACTGCACCACCCAAGACGAGGTCGACCACTACTGGAATAGCCTCACCGACGGTGGCGAAGAATCGGAGTGCGGGTGGCTGAAGGATCGCTACGGTGTTTCCTGGCAGGTCGTACCGCGCCGTCTCATCGAACTGATGAGCCACCCCGATCCCGAGGTAGCCAAACGCACCGGGGAAGCAATGCTGACAATGAAGAAGCTCAGTATCCCCGACCTCGAACGCGCAGCATTCAACACCGGACAGTAG